Within Porites lutea chromosome 2, jaPorLute2.1, whole genome shotgun sequence, the genomic segment GACTACACTTAAAACCGGTTCCTTTAGGTAGAATAGGAGCATGGTCGTCCCTCTATAATGATTTAAATCAGTGGCTTCAAGTCGACGTTGGGCGTCAGTACAATGTTTCACGTATAGCAACACAAGGAAGAGAGGACATTAGTCAGTGGGTTACCAAGTACAAACTGCAGTTTAGTGAGGATGGAGTCATGTTTTATAACTATACGAATGAACTTGGACAGATAAAGGTGAACACACTTTCCTTGCAAAAGTAAATAGAGCCTGGGAGAACAGGGTTTACTTATTGTGGACCTCTgataccctaaccctaaccacaAATTCCTTTATTTAAGTTTAGCACGCAGCTACATGTAAGACCGTATAATGTGTGCTTAATTATAGTTAAGCTGGTTGAAGAATCGCGCCGGTGATTCGTACGTACATAACTAAGATTATCATTTACCTCTTCATTTAATTTCATATCGAAAACCTCTGTATGATATATTTCATATACATAAGAAACTATTTTAGTTGAAATTACTCTCTTAGCGATATTGTCTTTTGCTTTTTGGTCATTTTAGGAATTTACTGGGAACTCAGATTCAAGCACAGTTGTTTCAAACCAACTAAAACCTCCAGTCTGGGCTCGATACATTATCATCCTGCCACTGGCCTGGCATGCGCACATATCCATGAGAGTTGAACTGTACGGTATCACGAACGGTAATAACTTGATAAATCAGAGGGAGTGGGGTTCGTTACCCATATTTTTtatctgaatttcaaaactcCTTGTTTCACATGCTGAGGAAAAAATGCCCTCCCTGCATGTGAGTATTTCAGTAGATGACTGTATATTCGCATTTGTCTTGTTCACTGTCGCAGTTTCTCCAGTAAGACCATTCAGTCCTTTAATTTTATATCCCTTGGTAGTACCAGGTTTGTATTGATTAATGTCTTAACACTTATGGGAACCATTAACCTGAAAGTTTGGGCCAAACCAATGCACGAGAATGCAAAAATTTCACTTCCAGTTGAGGTGCGTCGCTTAAAGACGTCTAGCTCCCAGATATGTCGCTGGAAAACTAGCCTAAAAATTTGCAATTAAAAGTGCTTGAGTGAGACGTGACGATGACCCTCCATGAATTGAAGTTATCTTAAACCAACTGCTTTGCGCTTGGTAAGGCTTAGTATTTCTTCGCTCAACTTTTTCACGATGATATCTCAGCGATATTAATTACCGCAGCGTTTATTTTGTACTTGTTAATTAACCCTAAATTTTGGCTGTTTTTTAAgatggagaaaaacctcttggaatGGAGAGTGGTACAATACCGGACGATCAAATCACTGCATCCTCGTCTTGGGATGAATATCATAGTCCGTACCTTGGCAGATTACACTTAGATTCTATTTATGCGTGGCCAAACCACACAGGTGGATGGACATCTGGAACGAATGATCTCAATCAATGGCTTCAAATTGATCTGGGCATCGAATATAACATAACTCGTGTGGCAACACAAGGAAAACAAGAACTCCCGCATTGGGTTACCAAGTACAATCTGCAATACAGTGACGATGGAGTCACGTTTTATACTTGTGTCGACGAACAATGGCAGGCAGAGGTAACTATAATTGGTTGTACATGTGCATTGAGCCCACAAAAACGCTATGTTATGAGATGCTGAAGCATGAGGACGAGGGCTAAAATTTGTACAAGTATTATTcttaccattacttattacaGCTATTTTAgcattatttttcacttttctatTGCCTAAAAGCCTCTTTCCCAAACTTTTTCCAACAAGGATAAATCGATTTAACGAAACGTCGAATACATTATAACTATGTTTTGCAACACTATGCAAAAACGGTTGTGAAGGAACTACTAGTAAGGTCTCAACTGATTGGTCGCataaaacaatgacatgtcattctttcaattatttcagtattgtttggggtcagggtaGGCACCATTAGTGACTTCTCTTCCTAGCTGCTGCTACATGctgcaaaaataaatgaaacaaaaactcatcagaaccttcattttttttaggaatttgCCGGGAATACTGACCAGAATACTGTGGTTTCTAATAATCTTAGTCCGCCAATAAGAGCACGTGTGATACGCTTTCGACCACTACAGTGGAAAGATTTCATTTGCATGAGGGTGGAGCTCTATGGCTGTACAGAAGGTAATCATAACTGTAGTGGGTCTTCATAaagttaatttgatttattgaCTTCATTACGGTTACTTAACGTCGAGACAGGGGCCGATGAAACAGGACTTGTGTCGCAACAGAGTAGATCAACCTCTTAATTACCCACCCACCTGACCCATCAATGGTTGACCAAGCCACTGGGGTTACGCCACCTACTCTCTTCAAACCAGAAGAGTTAAATCAGAGAACGTGTTCTGTGAGAGCTGTCTGCTGTCTTAAACAAAcctaaacaaacaaacaaaaacaaatataaatcTAAAATAGGCAAATATTTGAAGCAAACTCGTTTTCCttatccaaaaaaatttagaatgtCATCAACCTCTTGGCATGGCGAACGGTGCAATACCAGAATTGCAAATTACGGGATCAACGATATGGAGTACCTATCATCTCGCAAGTTATGGAAGGTTATTTTTCAAATTGCATAGTGCAGCATGGGTAGCCCAAGTTAATGATGGTAACCAGTGGATCCAGATTGACCTAGGTGGACAGCACATCAAAGTAACACGTATAGCAACACAAGGAAGATATGCATGTTGTGACCAGTGGGTTACCACCTATAAGCTTGAGTATGGCAATGATAAAGTGCACTTCCATTACTACAGGACACAAGGACAGGCTGCTGACAAggtaaaacaaatttaattcagAAACAAAGCTTTGACCAACATAATTATGGGATGCTGGAAAAACGTGGGcctaaatgttaaaaaaaaagctttacatTTGTAATGATGTGCTAACCTTTTCTTCAAAGGGACGTTGCTCAGTTTGCAAAACCAAGGGAATCGAAGGTGGGGAGGAGGGAAGCTTATTGGAGAAAGTGTTCCTGGATATTCTGACGGACATTCATGAGTAaatgtaaattttctttttggggGGGATGTCTTTGAGCTTAGCTGTTTTGACAGGTCAGGGGGAggaaggatttcatccacacgAGGCTCAACTCTTGGTTTTCTCGTGCCTATGGTTGTACTATGacaaactttttttattttcctgtaCTGACTTTGTTTATGGATTTGTTTTAACACGCTGTTTCGAATTTATTGATGCGTTTGCTGGATATGTGATTTTGTGCAAAGCAGCTGTCAATGTTCATAAGgtggttttctcttttttcccttctcgCTGAAGGTTTTCACAGGAAATACAAACCCAGACACCGTGGTTTCACACGAGCTGGATCCACCTATTAGGGCGCGTTACATCCGTTTCCGACCTTTGACATGGCAGAACCATATTTCCATGAGGATAGAGTTATATGGCTGTGCTCAAGGTACGTAAGAGGCTTGTCAAAAAATTCCCTTTATACTAAGAATACAAATACactgaatgaaatgaaaaagacatttttggGTGCTCAAGCAAGGCGTGGCTTTAAACGGATTTTCCAGTTTTATAAAGAGTGGTGGTACCTCGTAAATTGCATTGAGAACAATGTCAATGTCAATGTCAATGACAATGCCAATGACAATAACAACGTGAATAGCAATGGCAATGGCAATGACAAGGTCAATGTCATTGtgaatgataatgacaatgacaatgataatgaaaatGTCAGCGGCAAAGGCAATTGCTATGACAATGGCATTgaaaattttaatgtcaatGTCAACGTCAATGTCaataacaatgacaatgacaatgtcAATGTCATTGTCcatgacaataataatgaaaatgtcAATGGCAATGATAATGACTGTGACAATAACaattacaataacaataaccaTAACCATAACCATAACCATAACCATAACTATAACAATAGCAATAGCAACAGCaataacaatgacaatgacagtATAAATGAAAGCAGGACCAGTTGTCTTTTTCATGGTAGAATGTCAGGATGCCCTTGGAATGGAAAGCGGTGCAATTGCGGATTCACAACTCAGTGCCTCTTCGCAGTGGGATGCATATCATTCTGTGCAACAGGGAAGATTAAATTTTCGAGAAGTTATCGGGGAGCTGTCAGGAGCCTGGGCAGCTGGAGTAAACAATGCCGATCAGTGGCTGCAGATCGATGTCTTGGGTTTTAGAAAGAGGTACACCAGGATAACGCGAGTAGCCACTCAAGGAAGAGATTTCTCTTATAGCGTACAACGTGTAACCACATACAAGTTGCAATACAGTAACGATGGAGTAAATTTCCAGTACTACAAGGAACGTGGACAACCAACAGACAAGGTAAAATAGT encodes:
- the LOC140929167 gene encoding lactadherin-like, which translates into the protein MENGLIADGQITASSYLSGSHEPFLARLHLKPVPLGRIGAWSSLYNDLNQWLQVDVGRQYNVSRIATQGREDISQWVTKYKLQFSEDGVMFYNYTNELGQIKEFTGNSDSSTVVSNQLKPPVWARYIIILPLAWHAHISMRVELYGITNDGEKPLGMESGTIPDDQITASSSWDEYHSPYLGRLHLDSIYAWPNHTGGWTSGTNDLNQWLQIDLGIEYNITRVATQGKQELPHWVTKYNLQYSDDGVTFYTCVDEQWQAEEFAGNTDQNTVVSNNLSPPIRARVIRFRPLQWKDFICMRVELYGCTEECHQPLGMANGAIPELQITGSTIWSTYHLASYGRLFFKLHSAAWVAQVNDGNQWIQIDLGGQHIKVTRIATQGRYACCDQWVTTYKLEYGNDKVHFHYYRTQGQAADKGRCSVCKTKGIEGGEEGSLLEKVFLDILTDIHE